The Candidatus Omnitrophota bacterium nucleotide sequence CCGACAGGGCCGGCGCCTGGGCCTCCGCCGCCATGGGGCGTGGCGAATGTCTTATGAAGATTAAGATGGACAAGATCAAAACCCAAATCACCGGGACGGCACTTGCCCATTATCGCGTTAAGATTAGCGCCGTCATAATACACCAGAGCGCCTGCTGAATGCGCGATGTCGGTTATCTCCTTTATGGCAGGATTAAATATGCCCAGCGTGTTTGGGCATGTAAGCATGACAGCCGCCATGTCCTCACTCAAAGAATCCTTGAATTGGCGCATGTCCATACAGCCGTCAGGGCCTGTTTTTATTACCTTGACATCATAACCGGCTATCGCGGCGCTGGCGGGATTTGTGCCATGAGAAGAGTCGGGGACTATAACACATCTCCTGCGCCGGCCTTTATTCTTGTGATACGCGGCTATAAGCATGATACCGGTAAGCTCTCCATGAGCGCCGGCTAAAGGCTGCATAGTAAAAGCCGCCATGCCCGTTATCTCGCAGAGAAGCTTTTCCATATTGTATAAGACCTCAAGCGCGCCCTGTGAAAGCCTGCCGCCGCCGAGTAATTGCGGGATAAGAGGATGCAGTCCGGAAAATCCCTCCATACAGGCAATCTTCTCCGTAAATTTCGGATTATACTTCATGGTGCACGAACCGAGCGGATAAAAATTATTATCAACCGAAAAATTCATGCGGGAAAGATTAGTATAGTGCCTTACAACATCAAGTTCCGACACTTCGGGCAGAAAAGCCCCGTGATTTCGGGCATACCTAATACCTATATCCTTTTTCCGCGGCACATCAGGGGCGGGCAGGCTAAAACCCGTCCTTGATTTAACGCTCTTTTCAAATATTAATTTCATAACACCTTTTCCAATGCCTGGACAAACTGCTCTATATCCTCTTTTGTCCTCTTTTCGGTAACAGCCACAAGAAGATAATTGTTCATACCCTTATAAAATTTACCTAATGGAAAACCCGGGGCAAAGCCTTTGTCTATCATCTTTTCAACAACAACATCCGCGTTCCTGGGAAGGGCAATGGTAAATTCGTTGAATGTCGGAGAACTCCTTTTCACCTTAAGGCCTGGTATCTTCTCAACGCAGTCCTTGGCGTATTCACATTTATCATAATTTAATCTGGCAAGTTCTTCCATGCCTGTTTTGCCAAGAAGTGACAAGTATATGCCTGCCCTTAAAGCGCATAATGCCTCGTTTGAGCATATGTTTGATGTAGCGCGCTCTCTTCGTATGTGTTGTTCTCTTGCCTGCAAAGTCAGCACAAACCCGCGCCTTCCTTCCCTATCCGTGCCAGCTCCCACTATCCTTCCGGGCATCTTGCGCGTAAGAGCCTGCTTGCAGGCTATAAACCCAAGATATGGCCCGCCAAAAGAAAGAGGCATGCCCAGGCTCTGGCCCTCTCCGGTAGCTATATCCGCCCCCATTTCAGCAGGAGTCTTTAGCATGCCAAGCGATACGGGGTAAACACTGATTATGGAAAGAGCCCCCACGGAATGGGCCTTTTGCGCGATATCGGAATGGTCGTCTACGGCGCCGAAAAAATTAGGATTTTGCGTTACCACGGCGGCGGTTTTTTCATCCAGATACCTAAATATCTCTTCGCGGCAGCTTTGGCCGTGTATAACAGGCGTTTCCACAAATTCAATATTAAGATTTGACATATAGGTATAAAGCATTGTCCTGTATATCATGTTCAATCCGCTATCCATTATTATTTTTGTCCGGCCGGTCGCTCTTATTGCCATCATAGCCGCCTCGTAAATAGCCGTTCCGCCGTCATATAAAGAAGAATTTGCGCAATCCATGCCCGTGAGCTGGCATATCATACTCTGGTACTCATAGATTGCCTGCAGCCAGCCCTGGGAACACTCCGCCTGATACGGAGTATAGGCTGTATAAAACTCTGACCTGCCGGCCATCATATCAACTGCCGCCGGTATATAGTGGTCATAAAACCCGGCGCCAAGAAAGTTTTTTAATGAGACAATATTTTTTTGAGCAATCCGGGACAGGCGGGAAATAACCTCCTGTTCTGATAAAGACTGCGGGATATTAAATGATTTGGGCCTTAATTCGGGCTTTATCCCGTCAAATAATTCATCAATAGACGATACGCCTATCGCCTCAAGCATCTGACGAGTCTGTTCTTCCGTGTGCGGGATATAATTCATGCGTTCAATTCATCCAAATATTTTTTATATTCATACTGGTCAAGAAGGCCCTGTTTTTCAGAAAGATCGCGGGTTTTAATGACGGCGAACCAGGCTTTTTCATACGGAGACTGGTTGACTATTTCCGGATTTGCCACGATTTCTTCGTTTATCCTGGCAACCTTACCCGACAAAGGAGCGTATACGTCCGAAGCGGCCTTCACGGATTCAACCGTCGCTATAACCGATGATTTTTGAATATCAGCTCCCGGCGCGGGCAGTTGAACAAAAGTAATGTCCCCTAATGAAAACTGCGCGTAATCCGTGATTCCAATAGTTGCCATGTCCGATTCTATCTTTACCCATTCATGTTCTCTGGTATAGAGCAATCCTTCAGGTATATTCATTTCCTCAATGTCCCTTTCCTATAAAACGGCTTGTCTGTAATCCTGGCCGGTAATTCAAACCTTTCATTTTTTATCAATACGCGCGCGCCTATCCAATCATAACCGTTCTCAACATAACCCATGCCCACACCAATACCCAGGCTGGGGGCGAATGATCCGCTGGTAACGTATCCTGCCTCTTTTTCTTCAATATAGATTTTATCTCCATGGCGCGGGCTTTGCCTTGTCCCCATGGTAAATACTATAAGCCTTTTTTGAAGCCCATCGCATCTCTGTTTTAATAATGCGGGTTTTCCAATGAAATCCTTTTTAAGGTCAAGAAAAACCTCAAATCCGGCTTCAAGCGGAGTAGTAGATTCATCAATATCCTGCCCGTATAAAGGATAGCACATCTCAAGCCTTAATGTGTCCCTTGCTCCAAGGCCCGCGGGCCTTACGCGTTCATCGGCAAGTATGGCCTGCCATAATTGCTGGGCAAAGCGGCTGTCGGCATATATCTCAAACCCAAGTTCACCGGTATATCCGGTACGGCTTATCACCGCGTTACAACCAATCAATTCAAACCTGCCGTGCTTGTAATACCCAAGCGCGTTTATGCCGTCACCCGCCAACGCCTTCATAATCTCCGATGACAAAGGCCCCTGGATATCCAGTTTAGCGGTCTTATCCGATATGTCTTCAATGGAGATATCCGGCGGCAATTTTTGCCGCAAATAAGCCAAGTCATTATCTTTAGTCGCGGCATTTACAACAAACATCCATTCATCCTCGCCCATTCTATAGGCTACGAGGTCATCAATGATTCCTCCTGATTCGTTAAGGATAAAACCGTATCTACAGCCTCCGACAGGCATTAAGGCGAGATTAGAGGTAAAACAAAGGTCTTTTTCCATGTCCCGGGCAGTGCCGCGAATTAAAAACTCACCCATATGGCATATGTCAAATAACGATGCTGACTGTCTTGTCCAATTATGTTCGGCGATAATACCTTTATATTGTATAGGCATCATCCATCCGCCAAAAGGGCCAAGCCTGGCAGACAGCTGTTTATGATTTGACAATAAGGGGGTGTATTTCAATTGCGCATTTTCCATTAAAGATTACCTTTAAAAAAATATTAAACTATAATAAATACGGGCAGTATAAGGAAATACGACGCGTTGGCTGCGGCAATACGTATCAAACCTGCGGCATATTCGCGTTAGCGCTTTGATAAATAATTACATAAAAACGCCTTACTCACGATACTGCGCGAAGGCAAAGCCCTTACGGCAGATCGGAGGGCAGATATTGAAAGTCCTCGTGGCCTGTATTCTTTTCGCTGGGCCCGTTAGGCAGTGTGTATCTGTAAAGCCAATCACCGGATGCATTGCATATCTCAAGTTTGGGCCCTGAAACTATCTGATATATCAATTTACTGCCCGCGGGCTGGCTTATCTTAAGATAATCCCAGGCGCCGGCAACCGGAAGCCCTCCTATGCCGTATTTAAGGTCATAATATTTTGCGCCAGCGCGCACAAGATCCAATATGCCGGAAGTCTCTTTGTATTCAATGGTCTTTTTTAATTTTCCGTAAGCAGGCAGAGAAGCGACGGCAAGCACGGCAATTACAAAAACCACTATCAACATTTCTATTAACGTAAACGCCCTTTTCATGTTTTACCCTCCGGCAAAATTTATTACGCCATATAAAAAATACCCGCGGTTACAGGTCTATGGCCTTACAGCGCGACATGGCTCCTGCCCTGCCGTACCCTATGGCGCCTGTCGCCGTATCCTTTAACCATATATTTGCCTGTAAATAATTGCCGCCTATTAGTTCAAAAACAGGCGCCTTAGAAGAGTCTATAAGATCCGTTATCGGGGTATCGGCCGCGGACGGCAAAACACTGCTTCTATACAATATGCCTGACGAAGCCCAATACCTCATCTCATAGTCCACTCCTTCCGACTGAAAATTAAAAGTAACCTCATTCGGAATGCTGACATCAATAATATCAGCCCTTATCGCGTCTTTTTTAATATACTCAAGCACATTGGCCAGGTCTTCAGTAATAACGGTTTCCTTGCTCTCTGATTTTAGAAAACTCAACATTGACACCGACGCGGAAATGCCGGCGGCAAAAACCACGGCAATGAGCATGGCAACAAGCAAAAACTCAATTAACGTGATCGCGGTTTCTGAACCCAAAAAACCTTTACCCTTACGATAATTCATTCCACTTGACTTCCACCGTTATCGCTTTGAATTCAACACCTGAACCAAGATCAGTATCGCTTATCGTATAACCTGTATTTGTCATCTGGACTTTGGGCCTTAAGGCCATTGCCCAGGCATTGTAGTCCTCCTGGCACACGGAGTCGGCGGCATTAAGATCCTTAGCTTCCGCGTCAACCATATCATGGTATCTCCCGATACCGCCATAACCGGTCCTGACCTTGTCAAGCCAGGATTGAGCATTATAATAAGCCTCTAATTCATTCTTTGTAAACATGCGCAGATGGGCTATAGACATATAAACAGCAAACGCCGAACCTATTACTATGGCCATGACCAAGACAGATACCATTATCTCAACTAATGTAAAAGCCCTGTTTTTATGGTTTGGGCAAGTCATAGGCTGAAATCGCTTTCGTTTATAGTAGCGGATACCCTTAACTTGTTTGCCGTTGCGTCAAACTGCACATTAACCTCAACAGGGACCCCGTCAATAACCATAGTTTGCGGCGAGGCCCAGGGGTCCGGAGTCCAGCCGGCATAACCTGTCCGGAACCTGTTAAACGTCTCATACAAAGCTGCCTCCGCATAATTGATAGCCTGAAACCTCTTCAGCCGCGTTACGGACAAGGGTATTTTATTAAAAAATATATTAACAACAGATACAAGGCCTATAATTATACAAATAGTAAAAATCAAAGCCACTATAATCATGCCTTGCCGGGATTTTTTAAGGCTCATATTATGCATTATGTTTTTTATATTTTATATTATGTGAAAATAAATGTCAAATGTTATAGGCGCGCGGGCGCAAGAAACCTGTCTTGAGACAGGATAGAGGCGCCTGCCGCGGCCGCAGGGTTAAAAACAAGAGTTCCTGCATGGCGGGTATAAAAAAGCTAATTTTATCATGTGGAAACAAGACATGGCGCACTGCAGTATCCCCATCTTGCTTTTCCCCTTCCGCCTGCGGTTAAATGTGTATAAAATTTCTTCTCTGCGCCTGTAACTGCCCTTGACAAGCACTTCAAGCAAAACCTTATAGCCTATGGGTTTTATCGCGCTGGCTTCTATAACCTTTTTACGGAATATGAAAAATCCGGACATCGGATCGTTTATGCCGGTTACCGCCCGCGGCAAAAGTATCCCGGCAAACAAACACGCCAACCGCGATATTACTGCGCGCAGGGGATTTAAGCCGGACATAATTAAGGCGGAAAAGTGCCTTCCGGCAATAACTATGTCAATATCATCCCGGCGCGACATCATATCCAGCATAGCAGTAAGCGTATGCGGCGGATGCTGAAAATCAGCATCCATTACCCCCAGAATATCTCCGTTGGCAATAGACCAGCCATCGGCCACCGCGCTCGCCAGGCCCTGCCTCCGCTTCCGGCGCAATATACGTATCCTTGCGTCCGAGAGGGATAACTCCCGCGCCAGGCGCCAGGTTCCGTCAGCGCTGTTATCATCAACGATTATTATCTCAAATACGGTGTTACGTGCCTCAAGCACCCCGATAATATCACGGCAGATGGCTTTTATGTGCGGGGCCTCATTATATGTAGGCAGGACCAAAGAAAACTTACTCATTCTAACGCTTTCTAATCAAATGCCTGCCTCGGGCCCGGGCTTCAAGCATTCACCGCGGTCGGATTTCTGCCTGCCGTTTTCATTTGAAACTATAAAAGCGCATAACAACCAAAAGATAACCGCTGTCTGCGGCACAAAAAAACTGAAATCCAGCATATTATGGATCAAAAATACAAATACCGCGCCCAGGCATGCCGATTTAAAGGCATAGTCCTCAAAAACAGGCCGGGCTTTTTTCAATCCCCTGATAGCGGCCAGGACAACAGATGCGGCAAACCAGATAAATACCGCCATACCCATAATACCTGTTTCTATCCATAACTGCAGGAAAAGATTATGGGCCATTGTGCTCTCAAACTGCGCATAAGGCGCGTAAAGCCTGTAAAGAAATCCAAAACCTTCCAGGCCCACGAACTGAAAGGGCTGATCAGTTATGATCCTCATTGCCGTTTTCCAGAATTCCAGCCGGCCCGCCAACGACAGGAGCATCTTATCGGTCCCCGTGTCGTAAATAATCCTGCTCGTAGTCAAGCAGGCCATGGCCGCAAACACAACAGCGCAAAAAACCGCCAGTGTTATTCTAAACCGTTTTTCGCGCGGAGCGCCTTTGGCTGACATTAACAGGTTCAGCAAAAATACGCCTATCGCAAAACTTACCAGGCCCGCGGCAGACCTTGTAAGCCATAATGAATAACAATTCATCAAAAGCGCTAACAAACAGGCGCCTCTGAAGGCCTTGCTTTTTACGACGAAACAAAAAAATAAGGCGATGAGGTTTACCATGGATAAATACGACGCCAAAAGATTCGGCGTGACGAACGTGGAAATCGTCCTTTGCCTTAAAGCTATATCGGTTATATAAAGCGCCTCTTTTTCCGACAATCCGAGGGCGCGCTCCTGTATGAGCGGCGCTATCTTTTCAAAAAACACAAAATATTGAAAAATGGCGCGTGCTGATATTAAAATAGAGCCGATAACAAGCATAAACGCCAACTGCTTTTTCATTTTATCCTCAATGCCCGCGACTGTGATAAAAACAAAGGCGTAAAATAACATATTGCACATACCGGTAAAAGCGCCGGGCCTGTAAAGCGCGTAAAAAGACGTAAAGAACACCACAAAAAGCCATAAAGATAAAGGCAGTATCAAAGCCTTGTTATTCAGCCAGGACCTATTTACTGCCGCTATGCCGAACAGGCCCGCGGCAAAAAGCGCGTATAAAGTATAGGTTTGAGTTTTGAACGCGTCCGAGGAAAAAAAAGGCAGCAGGAATGCGACTGCCATTACAATTATCCATAATATTTTTTTAGGCATATTACTCCCGTCTCATGTCCGCATCCGGACAGTTTGGAATACCAATTTAATAAACACCCGCGATATCAAGCATGGGCACGAGTTACTTTAACACATATAAACGTAAAAACAAAAATCGCGAGCACGAAACAAGATAAGACCCACGGCTTGATGCCGGGGGGCAGGCACTGGAGCAGGATCGCGCTCAAACCCGATGCCAGGCACAGAGAATACATAATAGCCAGCACCTTAAATTGGCTGTAGCCTTTACACATGAGCAGTAAAACCAGATGGTCAGCGCTTTTTTTAAATACCGGAATATGTTTTATCTTCCGTACGCATACCGTAAATACCAGGTCAAAAATGGGAAGCGACATTATAAGTAAAGGTACCAACAGCGCCAGCCTCTGGCTGATGTCAACGGCATAATGAATCTTCAAGGCGCAGCAAGCAAAGATATAGCCCAACAGCATACTGCCTGAATCTCCGAGATAAAATCTTGCCGGAGGCCTGTTATAAGCCAATGCCGCCAGTGTTGCCCCTGCCAAAGCGCAAAAGAAAACACACAGGATTAGCGCGCCGGAAAAAGAGCTTAAAAAAAGAAAAGTCGCGCATATGATAAAGCTTATGCCCGGACAGAGCCCGTCCATTATGTCAAGAAAATTAAAGGCATTGATAAGGGCCACAATCCAAAAAAGACTTAAGACCACGTTCATCCATTCCGGAATAAACACTATTGACGTCCTGATGCCAAAAAATACCGCTATGCACGCGGCCGCTATTTGGCCTGTCAACTTACCGGCAACAGAAAGATTTCTAATATCGTCTATTAATCCGACAAAAAACAGGGCGCTTGCTCCCCATACCATATCCATCAAAAATGAGGCGTCTTTTTGCCGGCTGTTTAAAAGCACGAGGGCCGCGGTTAAAACAACCGCGTAAACCGAAATACCCAGCAGCATGGGCTTTTCCTTGTTGGTTGAAAGCCTGCTCATTGATAAAGGCTTTTCAAGGACTATTGGCAAAATAAGGCATATCAAAAAAGAGCAAATAAAAAATATCATGTCACACCCCTCCTGCCCGCCCATAGAGGCTCTGTATACGGTTTACCATATATGACAAATGGTTTTGCGGTTTAAAACTGTCCGCGGCATTTTTTGAAAACGCGCGCAATTTTTTGCTGTCAGAAGCGAGAATCAATATATCGCGCGCCAGGCCAAGGCAATCTCCTTTTTCCTCTAAAAATCCGTTGACACCGTTTGAGATAATCTCCGGTATGCCGCCCGCCTTGGTCGCTATCACCGGTTTACCTGCCGCAAACGCCTCCAGTATGACTACAGGCAGGCCCTCCCAGCGTGATGTCAGCAAAAGCATATCCACACGGGAAAGGATATCGGCAATATCTTCCTGCCAGCCTAAAAACTTTATATAACCGTCTACTCCAAGCCTTGAAGCCTGCTCCGATGCTAAAGGGCGCAGAAGTCCGTCACCGGCCGATATAAACTCAACAGCCTTGTTTTTATCCGTAACCAATTTTACCACTTTTATAAAATCCATAGGCGCTTTCTGCGGCTTAAAACAGGCTATAAAGCCCACCCTTACGGTATCATCTCTTTTACCGGGATTTATTCCACCGGCAAAACCATCCCTATCAATGCCATAGGATATTTTAGCATATTTTTCGCCTCTACTGTTAACATATTTGAGCCCTGCCATCATATCTTTATCAGAAACAACTATTAATTTTGTGGTTATTAATGATGTAATTTTTTCAAACATCCTGTAAGCAAACCTGGTAAACGCGCCCGACTCAATGTAAAAAGGCCAGCCGTGAACGGTATGAAAAACATATTTTACCCCTGAAAGGCGCGCGGCCCATCGTCCAATTATACCGGCCTTTGAACTATGCGTATGGACAACAGATATTTTGTAACGCCGCAGATAATACGCTATTTTAAAAAAAGACCGCGCGTCTTTTACTAGATTAATGTCACGGACAAGGCTGTCAATAACGATGACCTTTAACCCCTGTATAAGCCCTGCCTTCTTAGCAAGATATCCTCCATCCGAAGTAAAAAGAAAAACGTCATACAGCGCCCTGTCAAGACAAGCAAGCAGGGAAAGCGTGGTCTTTTGCGCGCCGCCAAGCTCAAGGCCGGTTATAATATGAGCGAGCCTTATCTTGGGCATCAAAAACCCAGCCTGTTATTATTTATATTATCGGCCGTCATTTTTGCCTCCAGCATGCATTCCTCCATTGACATGTATTTCCAGCCTCCGTACCTGCCGATAGAATAGATTCCGCGCGCGCGCAGAAAATCATCAATACTTTTCACGAGCCCGTTTCGGCCGCGGATAGGATAAGCATATTTTATCCGGCATAATTTTTCGGATAGGACCCGGTCGCGGCCGGACAATATGCCGGCCTTTCTAAGGTCATGTATCACGCGTTCCCTGACCTGGGTGTCATCCATTTTCAAAGGCCTGTCATCCGTATACGAAACCTCCGCGTATAATGAACTAGCGCCGTTAGGACAAAGATTGTCAGAAAAATTAGAAAAAAACCCAACCCTATAAAACACGTATTTTCTCTCCGGGAAATAAATCCAGTGTTTATCAGAAATACTATTTCTGTCTATACCGAGATTCAGGTTCAGGACTGAAACAAACTTTAACCTGCCGGCAGCGTGTTTTAAGGCAGGAGGAGCGGCATCTATTAATCCTATAAGCTCTGGCAGAGGCATAGTTGAAATAAGCGTATCAAAATAGGCCGTTTCTCCCGCGGCAAACCTTACTTTCCTTTGAGAAATATCTATCGCCTTGACTTCCTTGTTAAAAAAAACCTTTTCTTTAATCCCGGCACAAAAAGCATCCGATAAAACCTGTATACCGCCATGCGACGGGTAAAAAAATATCCTGTTATAGCCAAAACCCCTTTTAAAATCAGACACAGCCCCGCGTATGGCATAGTCAAGCCTGGGCTTGGGTATAAATTTATCAACCCAGTCTATGCCGACACCGCTTAAGGGGGTCTTCCACAGTTTCCGGTTATACGGAAACATAAAATGCTTGGCAACCCCGCTGCCAAGACTCTCCAATATCCAATCCCGTAAATTGTCCGCGGGCTTTTTATTGCGGGCATCGGATACCTGCGCGTGGGCCATCTCAAGCAGGCAGTCCTTAATCACGGCCGGAGGCAGTTTATACGTATTAACCTGAAAAGGATATCTTGTATATATGCCCTTGGACAATATCCAGGACCTCCTGCGCTTTTTATCCAGGCGGACCGGGCTTATCAATTTTTCAACAAGATTTTTTACCCAGGAGGTTTTAAAATGCAGAAGATGGCCTGCTTTATCAAAAATAAAACCATCCACCTTTTCCGAAGATGCTGTTCCGCCGGCAAACCGGTTTTTTTCAAACAAAGCATAATCGCCCTTGAGATGATAGGCCGCACTCAAGCCCGTAATCCCGGCCCCGATTATTAATATTTTATTATTACGCCTGTTCATCATAATACGTAAATTCCATATTTTAAAATACCGCGCGCCGCGTTACGGCATATCATCATAATACGCCAAAGCGGGCCTAATACCGGCTCGGAAAACAATATTTTCTCTTAGCCAGGGCCCTGCGTATCCAATAATGGCCTTTTAAGGCGCGTATAACTTGCCTCCGGCAAAAAAAGGCATAAGCCAATTCCAAAAGCCCGAATAACAGGGCTGGTACGATGTGTAATATTAATCCGGCCGCGGATTCATTTTTCAACATAACTATATAACGGTTTTTTATTAACCACGCGTGCATTTTATTGTCAAGATACCTGCGCGCGAAAGGCTTATTTAACCCCGCATCGGGCCGGAATGAGCCGCCGCGGATATGATAGGCTGCTGCCGAAGGGACATAATAACCTCTCCAGCCGTAATTTCTTCCGCGCCAAGCGGCATCAAGGTCTTCATAAAACATAATGAGGTCCTCGTCAAAATACTGGCAGTCATATTTTATATCCTCAAGCATCTTTTTCCGGTAAAAAGCGGCCGCGCCGCCGGGGCCGAATATAAAGGCTTCTTTTTCAAAAGACTTGCCGGCGGCTTTTCCATAACCTTTTTCTTTGGCCCTGCGAAATATGTCAGGCCTAATGCCGACACTGTCTATTGTTTCGGCATCATCTCTAAAAACTTTTCCGCTTACCATGCCTATATTTTTACCGGCAAAAAATCCTCTGCTGGCTTCGCTTATAAAATTCGCGTCTAACACAACATCATCATTAAGACAGAGTATGTATTCGCCCCTGCTTATAAATACGCCTTTGTTTAAAGACGCGGCGTAAAAAAGGTTCACGGGGCTTTCGTATACCGCGACTTTCGGAAAATCGCATTTTAGCTTACGCGAAAAACCGCTATCAAGAGAATTATCTATAACAATCACCTCCGCGGGAGGCAGTGTTTGCGCGTCCAAAGACCTAAGGCATCTTGAAATATAATCCCCGGCGCCTTTTGTAACAACAATAACACTTATAAAAGCGCCGTCAGGCCTATTCATGGCACGGGCCTCAAAATATCCTCCGGAAGACTGCCTGCTCTGGCATACCGGTTGAATATGAACAAATACATAAAACGAAATGATTCGTAAAATACCTGCAGTATTTTATACGCGGAATGGGCTGGCGGGCAAACATTTTTTTTAATCATCAATTTACGGTTGCGGTATGATAAATATTGGCGCACCCTTTTATCCGTGTGAAAACTGCCGCCCTTATGAAAGCAAACCGCGCAAGGGCAATAAAGCGATGACCAGCCGGCATTTCGGCATCTTAACGCCAAGTCTATGTCCTCTACCAAAAAGAAGAACCTTTTGTCAAAATACCCTGTCTCCTGCTTCACCTCTTCAAGCATATCGCGCTTATAGAAAGCGGCGGCCGAGCAGGGGCCTGTCACCTTACAGAGATGTTTACCGTTTCTATCCGCCGGCATTCCTTTATCATAATCATAGAATCTCTTTATCGCGGTCAGGTAAATACCGTGGCTATATACTCTTCCGCCGTCTTCTGTTAGTATGTTGGGCTGGACCATGCCGGTATCCGGGGTAAGTTTAGGCCTCAATTCTTTAAAAGCCTCTATGAAACCATTGCCCAAAATAATGTCACTGTCCAGTGTTAGCACCCATTCGCCTTCCGAACGCGCTATGGCCTGGTTCCTTGCCTGGGCAGCGCCGAGGTTTTGCCTGTTTTCAATAAACCTGACACTGCCATACGCGCTCTTCAATGCCTCAACAGATCTGTCGCTGGATCCATTATCTACGATAATCACCTCTACGCCGGGGCCTGCCTGGCCTGATATCGAGTCCAGGCAATTTTTCAACAATGCGCCGCTGTTA carries:
- a CDS encoding MraY family glycosyltransferase — translated: MIFFICSFLICLILPIVLEKPLSMSRLSTNKEKPMLLGISVYAVVLTAALVLLNSRQKDASFLMDMVWGASALFFVGLIDDIRNLSVAGKLTGQIAAACIAVFFGIRTSIVFIPEWMNVVLSLFWIVALINAFNFLDIMDGLCPGISFIICATFLFLSSFSGALILCVFFCALAGATLAALAYNRPPARFYLGDSGSMLLGYIFACCALKIHYAVDISQRLALLVPLLIMSLPIFDLVFTVCVRKIKHIPVFKKSADHLVLLLMCKGYSQFKVLAIMYSLCLASGLSAILLQCLPPGIKPWVLSCFVLAIFVFTFICVKVTRAHA
- a CDS encoding glycosyltransferase family 4 protein, which encodes MPKIRLAHIITGLELGGAQKTTLSLLACLDRALYDVFLFTSDGGYLAKKAGLIQGLKVIVIDSLVRDINLVKDARSFFKIAYYLRRYKISVVHTHSSKAGIIGRWAARLSGVKYVFHTVHGWPFYIESGAFTRFAYRMFEKITSLITTKLIVVSDKDMMAGLKYVNSRGEKYAKISYGIDRDGFAGGINPGKRDDTVRVGFIACFKPQKAPMDFIKVVKLVTDKNKAVEFISAGDGLLRPLASEQASRLGVDGYIKFLGWQEDIADILSRVDMLLLTSRWEGLPVVILEAFAAGKPVIATKAGGIPEIISNGVNGFLEEKGDCLGLARDILILASDSKKLRAFSKNAADSFKPQNHLSYMVNRIQSLYGRAGGV
- a CDS encoding FAD-dependent oxidoreductase — translated: MMNRRNNKILIIGAGITGLSAAYHLKGDYALFEKNRFAGGTASSEKVDGFIFDKAGHLLHFKTSWVKNLVEKLISPVRLDKKRRRSWILSKGIYTRYPFQVNTYKLPPAVIKDCLLEMAHAQVSDARNKKPADNLRDWILESLGSGVAKHFMFPYNRKLWKTPLSGVGIDWVDKFIPKPRLDYAIRGAVSDFKRGFGYNRIFFYPSHGGIQVLSDAFCAGIKEKVFFNKEVKAIDISQRKVRFAAGETAYFDTLISTMPLPELIGLIDAAPPALKHAAGRLKFVSVLNLNLGIDRNSISDKHWIYFPERKYVFYRVGFFSNFSDNLCPNGASSLYAEVSYTDDRPLKMDDTQVRERVIHDLRKAGILSGRDRVLSEKLCRIKYAYPIRGRNGLVKSIDDFLRARGIYSIGRYGGWKYMSMEECMLEAKMTADNINNNRLGF
- a CDS encoding glycosyltransferase family 2 protein — encoded protein: MNRPDGAFISVIVVTKGAGDYISRCLRSLDAQTLPPAEVIVIDNSLDSGFSRKLKCDFPKVAVYESPVNLFYAASLNKGVFISRGEYILCLNDDVVLDANFISEASRGFFAGKNIGMVSGKVFRDDAETIDSVGIRPDIFRRAKEKGYGKAAGKSFEKEAFIFGPGGAAAFYRKKMLEDIKYDCQYFDEDLIMFYEDLDAAWRGRNYGWRGYYVPSAAAYHIRGGSFRPDAGLNKPFARRYLDNKMHAWLIKNRYIVMLKNESAAGLILHIVPALLFGLLELAYAFFCRRQVIRALKGHYWIRRALAKRKYCFPSRY
- a CDS encoding glycosyltransferase family 2 protein, producing MDISVIIVSCNSGALLKNCLDSISGQAGPGVEVIIVDNGSSDRSVEALKSAYGSVRFIENRQNLGAAQARNQAIARSEGEWVLTLDSDIILGNGFIEAFKELRPKLTPDTGMVQPNILTEDGGRVYSHGIYLTAIKRFYDYDKGMPADRNGKHLCKVTGPCSAAAFYKRDMLEEVKQETGYFDKRFFFLVEDIDLALRCRNAGWSSLYCPCAVCFHKGGSFHTDKRVRQYLSYRNRKLMIKKNVCPPAHSAYKILQVFYESFRFMYLFIFNRYARAGSLPEDILRPVP